A DNA window from Streptomyces asoensis contains the following coding sequences:
- a CDS encoding Gfo/Idh/MocA family oxidoreductase, whose translation MRIGVIGTGRIGTIHANTLSRHREVGSLILTDADHARAQELAYRLGETAAPGVDEIFRWGVDAVVITTATSAHAELIGRAARSGLPVFCEKPIALDLAGTLQAIAEVESAGTILHMGFQRRFDAGYTGAREAVRSGRLGRLHTVRALTSDQSPPPADWLPVSGGIYRDALLHDFDCLRWVTGREVMEVYAAGSDAGPAMFRAAGDVDTAAAVLTLDDGTLATATATRLNGAGYDVRMELAGELDQIVVGLDDRTPIASTEPTGPPAADKPWTGFLERFEPAYEAELNAFVDVVRGERANPCDGREALQALRIAEACEVSRRDRRAVRLSEIPATDATA comes from the coding sequence ATGCGCATCGGGGTCATCGGGACGGGCCGCATAGGCACCATTCATGCGAACACACTCAGCCGTCACCGCGAGGTCGGATCCCTCATCCTGACGGACGCGGATCACGCGCGGGCCCAGGAGCTGGCGTACCGGCTCGGCGAGACCGCCGCCCCGGGGGTGGACGAGATCTTCCGCTGGGGCGTCGACGCGGTGGTGATCACGACGGCGACGTCGGCCCACGCCGAACTGATCGGTCGGGCAGCACGCTCGGGGCTCCCGGTCTTCTGCGAGAAGCCGATCGCCCTGGATCTGGCGGGCACCTTGCAGGCGATAGCCGAGGTCGAGAGCGCCGGAACGATCCTTCACATGGGCTTCCAGCGCCGCTTCGACGCGGGGTACACCGGGGCGCGGGAGGCGGTGCGCTCGGGACGGCTGGGGCGGCTGCACACCGTGCGGGCGCTGACGTCCGACCAGTCTCCGCCGCCGGCCGACTGGCTGCCGGTTTCCGGCGGGATCTACCGGGACGCCCTCCTGCACGACTTCGACTGTCTGCGCTGGGTGACCGGGCGCGAGGTGATGGAGGTCTACGCGGCCGGCTCGGACGCCGGGCCCGCGATGTTCCGTGCGGCGGGGGACGTCGACACGGCGGCCGCGGTCCTCACCCTCGACGACGGCACCCTGGCCACGGCCACGGCGACCCGGCTGAACGGGGCGGGCTACGACGTGCGCATGGAGCTGGCCGGGGAGCTGGACCAGATCGTCGTCGGTCTGGACGACCGCACGCCGATCGCGTCCACCGAGCCGACCGGTCCCCCGGCCGCGGACAAACCGTGGACGGGGTTCCTGGAGCGGTTCGAGCCCGCCTACGAGGCCGAGCTCAACGCCTTCGTGGACGTGGTGCGGGGCGAACGGGCCAACCCCTGTGACGGCCGCGAGGCCCTTCAGGCCCTGCGGATCGCCGAGGCGTGCGAGGTGTCGCGCCGGGACCGCAGGGCGGTCCGGCTCTCGGAGATCCCGGCGACGGACGCAACGGCCTGA
- a CDS encoding GntR family transcriptional regulator has protein sequence MQLELRVDRSSPVPLYFQLAQQLEAAIEHGSLTPGSLLGNEIELAARLGLSRPTVRQAIQSLVDKGLLVRRRGVGTQVVHSQVKRPLELSSLYDDLEAAGQRPATTVLVNTVVPASAEVAAALAVAEGSDVHRVERLRLAHGEPMAYLCNHIPSGLLDLDSAQLQATGLYRLMRAAGITLHSARQSIGARAATAAEAERLAEEEGAPLLTMQRTTYDDTGRAVEYGDHIYRPTRYSFEFQLLVRP, from the coding sequence GTGCAGCTCGAACTCCGTGTGGACCGAAGCTCGCCGGTGCCGTTGTACTTCCAGCTGGCCCAGCAGCTGGAGGCGGCCATCGAGCACGGATCGCTCACTCCCGGCAGCCTGCTGGGCAACGAGATCGAACTCGCGGCACGGCTCGGCCTGTCCCGGCCCACCGTGCGCCAGGCGATCCAGTCGCTCGTCGACAAGGGCCTCCTGGTGCGCCGCCGGGGCGTCGGTACGCAGGTCGTGCACAGCCAGGTCAAACGCCCGCTCGAACTCAGCAGCCTCTACGACGACCTGGAGGCCGCGGGACAGCGTCCGGCGACGACGGTCCTGGTCAACACCGTGGTCCCGGCGTCGGCCGAGGTCGCGGCGGCCCTCGCGGTGGCGGAGGGCAGTGACGTCCACCGGGTCGAGCGGCTGCGGCTGGCGCACGGGGAGCCGATGGCGTACCTGTGCAACCACATCCCCTCCGGCCTGCTGGACCTCGACAGCGCGCAGCTCCAGGCCACCGGTCTGTACCGCCTGATGAGGGCCGCCGGGATCACCCTGCACAGCGCGCGCCAGTCCATCGGCGCCCGCGCCGCCACCGCCGCGGAGGCCGAGCGGCTCGCCGAGGAGGAGGGCGCGCCCCTGCTCACCATGCAGCGCACCACCTACGACGACACCGGCCGCGCGGTCGAGTACGGCGACCACATCTACCGGCCGACCCG
- a CDS encoding cytochrome P450 family protein, producing the protein MAEEIDLGEFGDGFRRDPHPVYARLRERGAVHRVRLPAPDSYVTWLVVGHEEARAALADPRLAKDSARIGATFLDEELIGKHLLAADPPQHTRLRALVSRAFTARRVAELRPGIERITGDLLDAMLPRGRADLVESLAYPLPLTVICELLGVPERDRPAFRELSGEAVAPSSPQSEHDAFVRLGAYLTELIEDKRCAGPSGDLLDDLIRTTAQDGDRLSPGELRGMAFLLLVAGHETTVNLIGNAVHALLTHPDQLAALRADMSLLDGTVEEALRYEGPVENATFRFAAEPLEIAGTPVARGDAVMIGLTAAGRDPARYPAPDGFDIRRESRGHLAFGHGVHYCLGAPLARLEARTAIRSLLERAPDLALDGPPGEWLPGALMRGMRSLPVRW; encoded by the coding sequence ATGGCGGAGGAGATCGACCTGGGGGAGTTCGGCGACGGGTTCCGCCGGGACCCGCATCCGGTGTACGCGCGGCTGCGCGAGCGCGGTGCGGTCCACCGGGTGCGGCTTCCCGCGCCCGACTCCTACGTGACCTGGCTCGTCGTGGGCCACGAGGAGGCGCGCGCGGCGCTCGCCGACCCCCGGCTGGCCAAGGACTCCGCGCGGATCGGCGCCACCTTCCTCGACGAGGAGCTGATCGGCAAGCACCTGCTGGCCGCCGACCCGCCGCAGCACACGCGCCTGCGTGCCCTGGTCTCGCGCGCCTTCACCGCACGCCGCGTGGCGGAACTGCGGCCGGGCATCGAGCGCATCACCGGCGACCTGCTCGACGCGATGCTGCCCCGCGGCCGCGCCGACCTGGTGGAGTCGCTGGCCTACCCGCTCCCGCTGACGGTCATCTGCGAGCTCCTCGGCGTACCGGAGCGGGACCGCCCGGCGTTCCGTGAACTGTCCGGCGAGGCCGTCGCGCCCAGCAGCCCGCAGAGCGAACACGACGCCTTCGTACGGCTGGGTGCGTACCTCACCGAGCTGATCGAGGACAAGCGGTGCGCCGGGCCGAGCGGCGACCTGCTGGACGACCTGATCCGCACCACCGCGCAGGACGGCGACCGGCTCTCGCCGGGTGAACTGCGCGGCATGGCGTTCCTCCTGCTCGTCGCGGGCCACGAGACCACCGTCAACCTGATCGGCAACGCCGTCCACGCCCTGCTCACGCACCCGGACCAGCTGGCCGCCCTGCGCGCCGACATGTCCCTCCTCGACGGCACCGTCGAGGAGGCCCTGCGGTACGAGGGACCGGTCGAGAACGCCACCTTCCGGTTCGCCGCCGAACCGCTGGAGATCGCCGGCACGCCTGTCGCCCGGGGCGATGCGGTGATGATCGGTCTGACCGCGGCGGGCCGGGACCCGGCGCGCTACCCGGCACCCGACGGGTTCGACATCCGCCGCGAGAGCCGGGGCCACCTGGCCTTCGGGCACGGCGTCCACTACTGCCTGGGCGCCCCGCTGGCCCGTCTGGAGGCCCGCACGGCGATCCGGTCGCTGCTGGAGCGCGCCCCTGACCTGGCGCTCGACGGCCCGCCCGGCGAGTGGCTCCCCGGCGCCCTGATGCGCGGGATGCGCAGCCTCCCGGTCCGCTGGTGA